The following are encoded in a window of Ictalurus punctatus breed USDA103 chromosome 13, Coco_2.0, whole genome shotgun sequence genomic DNA:
- the myoz1b gene encoding myozenin-1b has protein sequence MPRSGTPAPPNTKKKPCKIITDLSNITQNEEEETDVTEFDLGTKIKTPKEVMLEELSLMKGKGSKMFRMRQQRVDKFIISAENLQNLQNLAPPIDCEKIPPETLPKPSPPKVEPETENEKKSCEYVKTYVSPWEHAMKDNDELKATMKPQMPGPHVYKDLPQYKSFNRTALPFGGFDKASHLLTFEIPELKAASEEPEQFPVFQCHIDSRPSFNRTPIGWVCSEEPSYIPLTTLEPIPFEPETEDL, from the exons ATGCCCCGCTCAGGAACACCAGCTCCTCCCAACACAAAGAAAAAGCCCTGTAAAATCATTACTGACCTTTCCAACATCACACAAAATG AGGAAGAAGAAACAGATGTCACTGAGTTTGACCTCGGAACTAAGATTAAGACACCTAAGGAAGTGATGCTGGAGGAGCTGTCTCTGATGAAAGGCAAAGGCTCTAAGATGTTCAGAATGAGGCAGCAGAGAGTGGATAAGTTCATTATCAGTGCTGAGAATCTG CAAAACCTCCAGAACCTGGCACCTCCTATAGACTGTGAAAAGATCCCACCTGAGACCCTCCCAAAACCAAGTCCACCAAAAG TAGAACCTGAGACTGAGAATGAGAAGAAGAGCTGTGAGTATGTTAAAACATATGTCTCACCATGGGAACATGCTATGAAAGACAATGATGAGCTCAAAGCCACCATGAAGCCACAAATGCCAGGACCTCATGTGTACAAGGATCTGCCCCAATACAAGAGTTTCAATAG AACAGCGCTGCCTTTTGGAGGATTTGACAAGGCTTCTCACTTGCTGACCTTCGAGATCCCTGAGCTCAAGGCTGCTTCTGAAGAGCCAGAGCAATTTCCTGTGTTCCAGTGTCACATCGACTCTCGACCATCTTTTAACCGTACTCCCATTGGCTGGGTGTGCAGCGAAGAGCCCAGCTACATTCCCCTGACCACCCTCGAACCTATCCCCTTCGAACCAGAGACGGAAGACCTCTGA